From Algoriphagus sp. NG3, the proteins below share one genomic window:
- a CDS encoding efflux RND transporter periplasmic adaptor subunit: MQQFSNKFIAVALVVSVFTFSCTNAPKQVKEKPTSFCLNENFKSKVGFYQVSLEPVVEKLHLTGSVETNPDHVLSFIPLVSGIITNTYFSIGDEVKKGQILAELKSTELISMQSEQKSLNSQLKVASKRLESAKSMYESGISSEKDLLEAQSELDILNTELERVTNNLNLFSPSEERGVFQIKSPVSGIITDKHIAGGTQISSEGDPLFTISNLEEIWIMANVYASDVSHIEKGMQAEIRTHSYKDLVLNGEISVISQVLDTESKVLKARIELKNTDLKLKPGMLVDVHLSVGSTGTALAVPMDNLIFDSNRYFALVYRNDCSIEVRTIDFLSKHGRIAYVKSGLNEGEQILSTNNLLVYEQLKNFQD; this comes from the coding sequence ATGCAGCAATTCTCCAATAAATTCATCGCGGTCGCCCTAGTTGTCAGTGTATTTACTTTCAGCTGCACCAACGCACCAAAGCAGGTGAAAGAAAAACCCACCAGCTTCTGCCTGAATGAAAATTTCAAAAGCAAAGTCGGCTTTTATCAGGTGTCCTTGGAACCAGTTGTGGAAAAGCTACACCTCACTGGATCTGTGGAAACCAATCCCGACCACGTCCTGAGTTTTATCCCTTTGGTAAGCGGCATCATTACCAACACCTATTTCTCTATAGGCGATGAAGTGAAGAAAGGTCAGATTCTAGCCGAGCTGAAAAGTACAGAACTGATCTCTATGCAATCAGAGCAAAAGTCACTCAACTCACAACTGAAAGTGGCCAGCAAAAGACTGGAATCCGCTAAATCCATGTATGAAAGTGGAATATCATCTGAAAAAGATCTCCTAGAAGCCCAAAGTGAGCTAGATATACTCAACACAGAGCTGGAGCGGGTTACAAACAACCTCAACCTTTTCAGTCCCAGTGAAGAGCGGGGTGTATTCCAGATAAAATCTCCGGTATCAGGAATTATTACTGATAAACATATTGCAGGGGGAACCCAGATTTCCTCTGAGGGCGACCCTCTATTTACCATCTCCAATCTGGAGGAAATCTGGATCATGGCAAACGTCTATGCCTCCGATGTCAGCCATATAGAGAAAGGAATGCAAGCAGAAATCCGAACACATTCTTACAAAGACTTAGTACTCAACGGAGAAATCTCTGTCATTTCGCAGGTTTTGGATACTGAATCGAAGGTTCTTAAAGCCAGAATCGAGCTTAAAAACACAGACCTCAAACTTAAGCCCGGAATGCTGGTGGATGTTCACCTAAGTGTGGGGTCTACAGGCACCGCTCTAGCTGTTCCGATGGACAATCTGATTTTTGATTCCAATCGCTATTTCGCTTTAGTGTATAGAAATGATTGCAGCATAGAAGTGCGAACTATTGACTTCCTGAGTAAACACGGACGTATAGCTTACGTCAAATCCGGATTGAATGAAGGAGAACAAATCCTTTCCACTAATAACCTGCTGGTTTACGAGCAGCTGAAAAATTTCCAAGACTAA
- a CDS encoding TolC family protein — MDIKKCLSGIFLLSIFTLASSFAQDTLRLSRQQSEIKFLEENLLLLAEKLNIPQAEALTMQAKLWPNPTLELDEINIGTSVNGLNGTGYFGEGLPPILGNFGRNQQISASIEQLVQTAGKRKKLVDMEKVNEAIAEQYFQDLLRALKLEFRNSLSDLQYLQFSRKLYRSQLESVRQLSGAYKNQVELGNVSKGEYIRLKAAELEIAKQINQLDDELHEEQKDLKLLMNLPPEIYLVITDEGYERDIAQLEKMKLGELSHLAAEWRPDYKIEVLGLDYAQKNYLYERAQRIPDLAFKAGYDRGGNFLYNFFGVGLTMDLPVLNRNQGNIKHAEYTIKQAELLSRYKAQEVENEVILAWQNLQTSITLFREIDPDYEHTLDKLLESYISNFKNRDIGMLTFLDFLEAYLENKTIILENKLKIQKKAEELNFTLGTDLFN, encoded by the coding sequence TTTTCACCTTAGCCAGCTCCTTTGCACAAGACACTTTAAGGCTTAGCAGGCAACAGAGCGAGATCAAATTTTTAGAGGAAAATCTGTTGCTTCTTGCAGAAAAACTGAATATCCCTCAAGCAGAAGCGCTGACCATGCAAGCTAAACTCTGGCCAAATCCCACGCTAGAACTCGATGAAATCAACATCGGAACCTCAGTAAACGGGCTAAACGGTACCGGCTATTTTGGGGAGGGGCTACCTCCTATTTTAGGCAATTTTGGAAGAAACCAACAAATCTCCGCTTCCATAGAACAACTAGTCCAAACCGCCGGGAAACGGAAAAAACTGGTAGATATGGAAAAAGTAAATGAGGCCATAGCGGAACAGTACTTTCAGGATCTCCTCCGAGCGCTTAAACTGGAGTTTAGAAATAGCCTAAGTGATCTTCAGTATTTACAGTTTTCCAGAAAACTCTACCGAAGCCAACTGGAATCTGTTCGGCAACTGTCCGGAGCTTACAAAAACCAGGTAGAATTAGGCAATGTTTCCAAAGGAGAGTATATACGTCTGAAAGCTGCAGAACTGGAAATTGCGAAACAGATCAATCAGCTGGACGATGAGCTCCATGAGGAACAAAAGGACCTAAAACTCCTAATGAACCTCCCCCCTGAGATCTATTTGGTAATTACAGACGAAGGTTACGAGCGGGATATTGCTCAACTTGAAAAAATGAAGCTCGGCGAGCTATCACATTTAGCCGCGGAGTGGAGGCCTGATTACAAGATCGAAGTCCTTGGATTGGACTATGCACAAAAAAATTACCTCTACGAAAGAGCCCAAAGAATACCAGATCTGGCATTCAAAGCAGGATATGACCGCGGGGGCAACTTCCTTTACAACTTTTTCGGAGTTGGGTTGACCATGGACCTTCCGGTTCTCAACCGTAACCAAGGCAACATTAAACATGCCGAATACACGATCAAACAAGCTGAACTGCTCAGCAGATATAAGGCTCAGGAAGTAGAAAATGAAGTAATCCTAGCATGGCAAAACCTTCAAACCAGCATCACTCTTTTTCGGGAAATTGACCCTGACTATGAGCATACCCTCGACAAACTCCTAGAAAGTTACATCAGCAATTTCAAAAACAGGGATATAGGCATGCTGACCTTCCTGGATTTTCTGGAGGCTTATCTGGAAAACAAAACAATCATCCTCGAAAACAAACTGAAAATCCAAAAGAAAGCTGAGGAATTGAATTTCACACTTGGAACGGATCTATTCAACTAA